In bacterium, the genomic window TCCCAAATATTTCCAGAAAATACAAGGTTGTTGTAAAAAGGAGTTTCATATCCTAGCTCAAAATTTAACCTTTCCCTTTTCTCCTGTCTATTCTCATATGGAAGAAAAACCTCCTCATTAAGAAAGGAAAATGGAACGGTAATTCTTGCTTCATTAAAGGCCATACCTAAAAGAAGATCTATTTTATCCTTATTTTGCGAATGAAAATCATTTTTGTTTTGCCAGGAAAACCCTCCCCTTCTTTCCCTTTCTACTTCAAGAGAACCTGCAAGTTTTTCCTTCTCCTTTGCAAAGAGGATAGAGCTTGAAAGGAAATTATAATTTCCAATAGATATTTTTATCCGTGGAAGGCTTTCCTCTTTCAAGAATTGGGGAAATATCTCTTTTATTTTAAACCCCTCCTCCTTTTTTATATCAAGCCTTATCTTCTCCTTTTCTTTTTCTATTGTTTTTGGCTTTGGAACCTTCATTAAAGGAAATGAGAGCTCTACCTCGGCTGGTTCCTCCTTCCATTCAAAAGAGGATTTATCAGAACCTGTAATTATTAGCTCTGATGGAGAAATTGTGGTTGTTCCCTCCTCTGCATAAAGAGCAGCAAAGCAGCCTACTACTAACACCAGAGCACCAGAATAGAATAAAATTTTCATATTGCCTCTGAGATAAGGTCTCCTATTTCTGATGTGGAAAGACCCATCTTACCTGCAGACATATCCTTTATTTTTCCCGATGCCAAAACAAGAGCAACAGCATTTTCAATCCTTTTAGCTGCCTCAATTTCATTTAAATTTTCAAGAAGCATTCCCATAGCCAGAATAGCCGCAATAGGGTTTGCAATGCTTCTCTTCGCATATTTTGGGGCAGAACCATGTATTGGCTCAAACATAGAAACACCATCTGGGTTTATATTTCCACCCGCGGCAACACCCATTCCACCTTGAATTATAGCACCCAAATCCGTGATTATATCCCCAAATAGATTGCAGGTTACAACCGTATCAAACCATTCTGGATTCTTGATCATCCACATACACATAGCATCTATATATGCATGGTCTCGCTCTACATCGGGGAATTCACCACCTATTTCTTTAAAGATTTTTTTCCATAATCCATGTCCAAAGACAAGGACATTTGATTTATCAACCAATGTAAGCTTTTTTCTCCTAATTCTGGAAAGATTATAGGCATATCTAATACACCTTTCAATCCCTTTTCTTGTGTAGACCATATTTTCAATGGCAACCTCATCCCTTAAAACACCACCCATTCCAGCATAAACACACTCTGTATTTTCACGGACAACAACAAAGTCTATATCCTTTGGCTCCTTGTCCTTAAGAGGTGTATTTACCCCTTGATACAGCTTTACTGGCCTTAAATTTATGTATTGGTCAAGCCCAAATCTTATTTTAAGCAGAAGCCCCTTTTCTAATATTCCAGGAGGGACATCCGGATGTCCAATCGC contains:
- a CDS encoding 3-isopropylmalate dehydrogenase; translated protein: MAYRIGVIPGDGIGPEVCKEALKVLGAVASSCKIKYEIIEYPFGGEYYLSKKEVLPEGIIEELKGLSAIFLGAIGHPDVPPGILEKGLLLKIRFGLDQYINLRPVKLYQGVNTPLKDKEPKDIDFVVVRENTECVYAGMGGVLRDEVAIENMVYTRKGIERCIRYAYNLSRIRRKKLTLVDKSNVLVFGHGLWKKIFKEIGGEFPDVERDHAYIDAMCMWMIKNPEWFDTVVTCNLFGDIITDLGAIIQGGMGVAAGGNINPDGVSMFEPIHGSAPKYAKRSIANPIAAILAMGMLLENLNEIEAAKRIENAVALVLASGKIKDMSAGKMGLSTSEIGDLISEAI